In one window of Candidatus Omnitrophota bacterium DNA:
- the tsf gene encoding elongation factor Ts (EF-Ts; functions during elongation stage of protein translation; forms a dimer; associates with EF-Tu-GDP complex and promotes exchange of GDP to GTP resulting in regeneration of the active form of EF-Tu): MKSSVNAIKELRGLTCSSVAHCKKALEEAKGDIKQAIILLRKQGLEVAAKKQGRVAKEGRIDCYIHHGNKIGVLLEVNCESDFAARNDEFIKFTKDLAMQVAATSPEYIKKEDVPEEILKHEKNKEDYYKNNCLLEQVFVKDPGLTIKDYLGNIVAKIGENIVIRRFIRYKIGE; this comes from the coding sequence ATGAAAAGTTCAGTTAACGCGATTAAAGAATTAAGGGGCCTGACCTGCTCAAGTGTTGCGCATTGCAAAAAAGCGTTAGAGGAGGCCAAAGGCGATATCAAGCAGGCAATCATACTATTACGTAAGCAGGGCTTAGAGGTTGCGGCCAAGAAACAGGGCCGGGTCGCCAAAGAAGGCAGGATTGATTGCTATATCCATCATGGCAATAAAATCGGAGTCTTGTTGGAGGTTAACTGTGAATCGGATTTTGCCGCCCGCAACGATGAGTTCATTAAATTCACCAAGGACCTGGCGATGCAGGTTGCCGCTACCAGCCCGGAGTATATCAAGAAAGAAGATGTGCCGGAGGAAATTCTCAAGCATGAAAAAAACAAAGAAGATTACTATAAAAATAATTGTTTATTAGAGCAGGTTTTTGTGAAAGATCCGGGTTTAACGATTAAAGATTACCTGGGTAACATCGTGGCAAAAATCGGCGAAAATATCGTTATCCGCAGGTTCATCCGCTACAAGATTGGCGAATAA
- a CDS encoding PTS sugar transporter subunit IIA gives MQIMDFLSKKAILTDIKSTRKEDVINEMVDLLIESGDVEKRNRGKLIDSLMSREALGSTAIGQGIAIPHAKCDCVDKLVAAFGLSKKGVDFDSLDGELAYIFFLLVAPQDSAGPHLKALARISRLLKDKYFRDTLRTCMDDKSVIKIITQEDEKKI, from the coding sequence ATGCAGATAATGGATTTTCTTTCCAAAAAGGCAATTCTCACCGATATAAAATCTACCCGAAAAGAAGATGTGATTAATGAGATGGTCGATCTTCTGATCGAATCCGGCGATGTCGAGAAACGCAACCGCGGCAAGCTCATTGATTCCCTTATGTCCAGGGAGGCCCTGGGCTCTACTGCCATCGGCCAAGGCATAGCCATACCGCACGCAAAATGTGACTGTGTAGATAAGTTAGTGGCGGCTTTCGGGCTTTCCAAGAAAGGCGTGGATTTTGATTCTCTAGACGGGGAATTAGCGTATATTTTCTTTTTACTGGTCGCCCCGCAGGATTCCGCCGGCCCGCATCTTAAGGCTTTAGCCAGGATATCACGCCTGTTAAAGGATAAATATTTTCGTGATACCCTGCGTACCTGCATGGATGATAAATCCGTAATCAAGATTATCACGCAGGAAGACGAAAAAAAGATTTAG
- the frr gene encoding ribosome recycling factor → MSIKEILFNTEEKMKKAFDSMNRQFHEVRTGRASPSLVEGLHIDYYGTPTMLKQLAAISAPDAHLIVIQPWDVSAIVEIEKAILKSNLGVSPSNDGKIIRIAVPQLSKERRQEMAKLAHKMAEDGRVSLRTIRRDAKEAVEKMEKDKIVSEDEKFRGVDELQKIVDKYIAKIDEILKVKEKEILEF, encoded by the coding sequence ATGTCTATTAAAGAAATATTATTTAATACTGAAGAGAAGATGAAGAAGGCTTTTGATTCGATGAACCGCCAATTCCATGAAGTCAGGACCGGCAGGGCTTCTCCGAGTTTGGTCGAAGGCCTGCATATTGATTATTATGGGACGCCGACCATGTTAAAACAGCTGGCAGCCATATCGGCCCCGGACGCGCATTTGATTGTTATTCAGCCTTGGGATGTTTCCGCGATTGTTGAGATTGAGAAGGCGATTCTAAAATCCAACCTGGGAGTCAGCCCTTCCAATGACGGAAAGATAATCCGGATCGCTGTCCCCCAGTTATCCAAAGAGAGGCGCCAGGAGATGGCCAAGTTGGCCCATAAAATGGCCGAAGACGGCCGGGTATCCCTGCGTACTATCAGAAGGGACGCCAAAGAAGCCGTGGAGAAAATGGAGAAGGACAAAATTGTCTCCGAAGACGAGAAATTCCGCGGAGTTGACGAATTACAGAAAATTGTTGATAAATATATCGCTAAGATCGACGAAATTTTAAAGGTTAAAGAAAAAGAAATTTTGGAATTTTAG
- the pyrH gene encoding UMP kinase — MVKPVYKRIVLKISGEALAGKNTHGIDPQVLISISRQIKEIRDLAVDVAVVLGAGNILRGQENTACRGLDMDRSVADYMGMLATVINGLSLQDALEKTGVPTRVMTAIEMQKIAEPYIRRRAIRHLEKGRVVIFVAGTGNPYFTTDTAAALRAMEINAGAILKATKVDGVYSADPLKVKDAKKFSRLKYIDVLKKGLKVMDATAVSLCMDNKLPIVVFNLNRLGNIRRVILGENIGTVVR, encoded by the coding sequence ATGGTCAAACCGGTTTACAAAAGAATCGTCCTTAAAATAAGCGGCGAGGCCCTGGCTGGAAAAAATACGCATGGCATTGACCCGCAAGTGCTTATTTCTATCTCGCGTCAGATTAAAGAAATCCGGGATTTAGCGGTAGATGTCGCTGTTGTTTTAGGCGCGGGCAATATCCTGCGCGGCCAGGAGAATACTGCTTGCCGCGGCCTGGATATGGACCGCTCCGTCGCGGATTATATGGGGATGCTGGCCACGGTAATCAACGGGCTTTCGCTGCAGGACGCGCTGGAGAAAACAGGCGTGCCGACCAGGGTGATGACGGCAATTGAGATGCAAAAGATAGCCGAACCTTACATTAGAAGAAGGGCGATCCGGCATTTAGAAAAGGGCCGGGTAGTAATTTTTGTTGCCGGCACCGGCAATCCTTATTTTACTACTGATACGGCCGCCGCCCTGCGGGCCATGGAGATTAACGCCGGCGCGATTTTAAAAGCCACCAAGGTCGATGGGGTTTATTCCGCCGATCCGCTGAAAGTAAAGGACGCCAAAAAATTCAGCCGGTTAAAATATATCGATGTGCTTAAAAAGGGATTAAAGGTGATGGACGCCACGGCAGTCAGCTTGTGCATGGATAATAAATTACCCATCGTGGTTTTTAACCTTAATCGCTTAGGTAATATCCGGCGCGTAATTTTGGGTGAGAATATTGGTACCGTCGTAAGATAA
- the rpsB gene encoding 30S ribosomal protein S2, with protein sequence MKQLLEAGVHFGHQTKRWNPKMKKFIFGSRSGIYIIDLEKTEECINAARDFLMEIASKGEFVLFVGTKKQAQDVIKQEAIRSGMYYVTDRWPGGMLTNFATIKKSINRLKDIEKMRLDGTFEKLTKKEVALLEKELAKLNKNFSGIVLMERMPKAVFVVDTKKEETAVLEARRLGIPVIGLIDTNSNPALVDYPIPGNDDATKSIRTVTSIIADTIIEGRKKFLSYLTQEGVKVEDVKQDISPEVLPEEELKIKEIEEIVEESQPLTDDSTAAKKAHLKPAAEIKPKLRKKG encoded by the coding sequence ATCAAGCAGCTATTAGAAGCAGGCGTGCATTTTGGCCACCAGACTAAACGCTGGAATCCCAAAATGAAGAAGTTCATTTTTGGTTCAAGAAGCGGTATTTACATTATCGATTTAGAAAAGACCGAGGAGTGTATTAACGCTGCCCGGGATTTTTTAATGGAGATAGCCTCTAAGGGTGAATTCGTGCTTTTTGTGGGTACTAAAAAACAAGCCCAGGATGTAATTAAGCAGGAGGCTATCCGCAGCGGGATGTATTACGTTACTGACCGCTGGCCGGGGGGGATGCTCACTAATTTTGCCACCATTAAAAAGAGCATCAACCGCTTAAAAGACATCGAAAAGATGCGCCTGGACGGGACATTTGAGAAGCTGACTAAAAAGGAGGTGGCGCTCCTGGAAAAAGAGCTGGCCAAGCTTAATAAGAATTTCTCCGGGATTGTCCTCATGGAGCGGATGCCCAAGGCAGTTTTTGTCGTAGACACCAAAAAAGAGGAAACCGCGGTGCTTGAGGCGCGCAGATTGGGAATCCCGGTAATCGGATTAATCGATACTAATTCCAATCCCGCCCTGGTCGATTATCCTATCCCCGGTAATGATGATGCCACCAAATCCATCCGCACGGTAACCTCGATTATCGCGGATACGATTATCGAAGGAAGAAAAAAGTTTTTGTCTTACCTTACTCAGGAAGGGGTTAAGGTAGAAGACGTCAAACAGGATATTTCTCCGGAGGTACTTCCGGAAGAAGAGCTTAAGATTAAGGAAATCGAAGAGATTGTCGAGGAGAGCCAGCCGCTTACTGATGATTCTACGGCGGCAAAAAAGGCCCACCTGAAACCGGCAGCAGAAATAAAACCGAAACTAAGAAAAAAGGGGTAA
- a CDS encoding ABC transporter ATP-binding protein encodes MMKDYLKLLRFVRPYKGLFLAATVCMLFSAVFNGVTYTMMLPLVDIVLTHKKIIVPTKLPDFLAGFVDKINNIPPEIMLNYMVISFLLLLFLKGVFGFFQSYFMSDIGQRVIRDIKSQLYAKIQSLSLNYFTHKRGGELMSRITNDAKIVENAVSYGSTDLIYQSLQVVIFATFIFFIYFKMALISLVFLPLISFPIIKVGKALRKLSKRSQEKIADTNSLLYETIMGARIVKAFNMEEYEVNKFNRVNADYFKICMRTIKRSLLLNSSMELLIAVAGAFVVFWGGHEVITGRISFGVFGLFIGSFFSLFSPFKKLSQVNALNQQGLAASERIHEVLETQASVKEAAEPKVLPDFKKNIRFNDAWFSYADTQILKGVNLEVQYGQMLAIVGPSGSGKSTLVDLIPRFYDPQKGAVLIDGMDVREFGLKSLRAQIGIVNQETMLFNDTIRSNIAYGRQDASLQEIEEAAKKAHAHDFILNCAQGYETIIGDRGVKISGGERQRIAIARALLKDAPILILDEATSQLDSASERIVQEALDRLVSGRTVFMIAHRLSTVRNADRIVVLDKGMIVEQGTHSQLLEKNGLYKRLYTAQELQK; translated from the coding sequence ATGATGAAAGATTACCTGAAATTGCTCAGATTCGTTAGGCCTTATAAAGGGCTTTTTCTGGCGGCTACCGTTTGCATGCTGTTCTCCGCGGTGTTTAACGGGGTAACTTATACGATGATGCTGCCTTTGGTCGATATAGTTTTGACGCATAAAAAGATCATTGTCCCTACCAAATTACCGGATTTCCTGGCGGGTTTCGTGGATAAAATAAACAATATTCCTCCGGAGATTATGCTTAACTATATGGTGATTAGCTTCCTGCTGCTTCTTTTCTTAAAGGGGGTCTTTGGTTTTTTTCAAAGTTATTTTATGTCGGATATCGGCCAGCGGGTGATCCGGGATATCAAGAGCCAGCTTTACGCCAAGATCCAGTCATTATCGCTTAATTATTTTACGCACAAGCGCGGCGGTGAATTGATGTCGCGGATTACTAACGACGCTAAAATCGTGGAGAATGCCGTATCCTACGGCTCAACGGATTTGATTTATCAGAGCCTGCAGGTAGTTATTTTTGCCACGTTTATTTTCTTTATCTATTTTAAGATGGCTTTGATTTCATTGGTGTTCTTGCCTTTAATCAGTTTTCCGATTATCAAAGTCGGTAAGGCCTTGAGAAAACTTTCCAAGCGTTCCCAGGAAAAGATTGCCGATACTAATTCTCTGCTCTATGAGACGATTATGGGCGCCAGGATTGTTAAGGCTTTTAATATGGAGGAGTATGAGGTAAATAAGTTTAACCGGGTAAATGCGGATTATTTTAAAATTTGCATGAGGACAATTAAGCGCTCGCTTTTACTTAATTCCTCGATGGAGCTTTTAATCGCCGTGGCTGGCGCTTTTGTTGTTTTCTGGGGTGGGCATGAGGTTATTACCGGGAGGATATCCTTTGGAGTCTTTGGGCTTTTTATCGGTTCGTTTTTTTCTTTGTTCAGTCCATTTAAAAAATTGAGTCAAGTTAATGCTCTGAATCAGCAAGGTTTGGCCGCTAGTGAACGGATCCATGAGGTTTTAGAGACGCAAGCAAGCGTAAAAGAGGCCGCCGAGCCAAAGGTTTTGCCGGATTTTAAGAAAAACATCAGGTTTAATGATGCCTGGTTTAGTTACGCCGATACGCAAATTTTAAAAGGAGTTAACTTAGAGGTACAATACGGCCAAATGTTGGCGATTGTCGGGCCCAGCGGTTCAGGAAAAAGCACCTTGGTGGATTTAATCCCGCGCTTTTATGATCCTCAAAAAGGGGCCGTATTGATTGACGGAATGGATGTGCGGGAGTTCGGTTTAAAATCATTACGCGCACAGATTGGCATCGTTAATCAGGAGACCATGCTTTTTAATGATACGATCCGTTCGAATATTGCCTATGGCCGGCAGGATGCTTCTTTGCAAGAAATTGAGGAGGCGGCTAAAAAGGCCCACGCCCACGATTTTATACTTAATTGCGCGCAAGGGTATGAAACAATTATCGGGGACAGGGGAGTAAAAATTTCAGGAGGAGAGCGCCAGCGGATTGCCATAGCCCGCGCCCTTTTGAAGGATGCCCCGATATTAATCTTGGATGAGGCTACTTCGCAGCTGGATTCCGCCTCTGAGCGCATTGTTCAGGAGGCTTTGGACCGGCTGGTTAGCGGCAGGACGGTATTTATGATCGCGCATCGGCTTTCTACGGTAAGAAACGCAGACAGGATTGTGGTTTTAGATAAAGGAATGATCGTTGAACAGGGCACCCATAGCCAGCTCCTGGAAAAGAACGGTTTGTACAAGCGGTTGTATACGGCTCAAGAGCTGCAAAAATAG